Proteins co-encoded in one Paracrocinitomix mangrovi genomic window:
- a CDS encoding peptidylprolyl isomerase — translation MKAIQSLSSKILAAFIVLVGISHHANAQKTMLDKIVAKVGDEYILYSDIKNQELSLLQNNVAIESGMDCEILEGLMYEALLTHQAVIDSVEVGDEVVNQEMESRLNMIAAQMPDGIKGLETFYGKSVAQIKAEFFEIIKKRMQAERMKDEITSGVDVTPKEVKTFYNNLPKDSIPYINSKVSVAQIVLYPELTEEDRQKAFDKIKASRERVTNGDISFKMEAFNTSDDPGSKTQGGSLGWQTRGTMVPEFEAELFKLEKGEISPIFETQFGYHYIQMIERKGDNYHVRHVLVSPQTDRNALVACKVKLDSIYNAINKGEISFEEAANIFTEDENGKGKGGKIINPYSGDYKWDLQNINEIDPSMSRFVDMLNVNDYSKPSLYDNYMEQKSGVRIVKLLDKTKPHLANLKDDYQLIQMAALAKKKQEVIDKWIQNKINANYIWVEDAYISKCTFKYGWITTGS, via the coding sequence ATGAAAGCAATTCAGTCACTATCAAGTAAAATCTTAGCAGCTTTCATTGTGTTGGTAGGAATAAGTCATCATGCCAATGCTCAAAAAACCATGCTCGACAAAATCGTTGCAAAGGTTGGAGATGAGTATATTCTTTATTCAGATATTAAAAATCAGGAATTAAGCCTTTTGCAAAACAATGTTGCTATTGAAAGCGGAATGGATTGTGAAATACTAGAAGGATTAATGTATGAAGCACTTTTAACTCATCAGGCAGTTATTGACAGTGTTGAAGTTGGTGATGAAGTTGTAAATCAAGAAATGGAGAGTAGATTGAATATGATTGCTGCTCAAATGCCAGACGGAATAAAAGGATTGGAAACATTTTATGGTAAATCTGTAGCCCAAATCAAAGCTGAGTTCTTTGAAATTATCAAAAAACGTATGCAGGCTGAAAGAATGAAAGATGAGATTACTTCAGGTGTAGATGTAACACCAAAAGAGGTAAAAACTTTCTATAACAATCTACCAAAAGACAGTATACCTTACATCAATTCAAAAGTATCAGTGGCACAAATTGTATTGTATCCTGAATTAACTGAAGAAGATAGACAAAAGGCATTTGACAAAATCAAGGCTTCAAGAGAAAGGGTAACAAACGGTGATATCTCTTTTAAAATGGAGGCATTCAATACGTCTGATGATCCTGGTTCAAAAACTCAAGGAGGAAGTTTAGGTTGGCAAACAAGAGGAACAATGGTACCAGAGTTTGAAGCTGAACTTTTCAAGCTAGAAAAAGGAGAGATTTCACCAATCTTTGAAACACAATTTGGATATCACTACATTCAAATGATTGAAAGAAAAGGAGATAACTACCATGTAAGGCATGTACTTGTAAGCCCTCAAACAGACAGAAATGCTTTGGTAGCTTGTAAAGTAAAGTTAGATAGTATTTACAATGCCATAAACAAAGGTGAAATCAGTTTTGAAGAAGCTGCCAATATTTTCACTGAAGATGAAAACGGAAAAGGCAAGGGTGGAAAAATTATCAATCCTTACTCAGGTGATTACAAATGGGATTTGCAAAACATTAATGAAATTGATCCTTCAATGTCAAGATTTGTTGATATGCTTAATGTAAATGACTACAGCAAACCTAGTTTGTATGATAATTATATGGAGCAAAAATCAGGTGTGAGAATTGTGAAACTATTGGATAAAACAAAACCGCATCTTGCCAACTTAAAAGATGATTATCAATTGATTCAAATGGCTGCTTTGGCTAAGAAAAAGCAAGAAGTGATTGACAAGTGGATTCAAAACAAAATCAATGCAAACTACATTTGGGTGGAAGATGCTTACATATCTAAATGTACATTCAAATATGGTTGGATAACTACAGGTAGTTAA
- the guaB gene encoding IMP dehydrogenase — protein MGIADLKNVKEGLTYDDVLLVPRYSEVLPNQVELSTKFSRNIELKAPIVSAAMDTVTESALAIAIAQQGGIGVVHKNMTIAEQALEVRKVKRSESGMIIDPITLDKSATVADALKLMEDNSIGGIPVVDDNKVLVGIVTNRDLRFEKEVDRPIVEVMTSENIVTASEGTTLIDAEQTLQSHKIEKLPVVDSNNKLIGLITFRDIIKVKEHPHSCKDKYGRLRVAAAVGVTHDTLQRVNALVEAGVDAVVIDTAHGHTQGVVDKLKEIKQHHKGIDVIVGNIATAEAAKFLVDAGADAVKVGIGPGSICTTRVIAGVGVPQLSAVNDVAMALAGTGVPIIADGGIRYTGDFVKAIAAGADSVMVGSMFAGVKESPGETIIFQGRKFKTYRGMGSVEAMQKGSKDRYFQSGEDDEKKLVPEGISGRVPYKGNLVEVMHQIIGGIRAGMGYCGAADIANLKGAPMVRISNAGILESHPHDVSITREAPNYSKK, from the coding sequence ATGGGAATTGCAGATCTAAAAAATGTTAAGGAAGGTTTGACTTATGATGATGTACTGCTTGTTCCTAGGTACTCTGAGGTACTTCCAAATCAAGTTGAGCTTAGCACAAAATTTAGTAGAAACATTGAGTTAAAAGCACCAATTGTTTCTGCAGCAATGGATACGGTTACTGAATCTGCATTGGCAATTGCAATAGCTCAACAAGGTGGAATTGGTGTTGTACATAAAAACATGACAATTGCTGAACAAGCTTTAGAAGTTCGAAAAGTAAAGCGTTCAGAAAGTGGAATGATAATAGATCCAATCACCTTAGACAAAAGTGCAACAGTTGCTGATGCCTTAAAACTAATGGAAGACAACAGCATTGGAGGTATACCTGTAGTTGATGACAATAAAGTGTTAGTAGGAATTGTTACCAACAGAGATTTAAGATTTGAAAAAGAAGTAGATCGACCTATAGTTGAAGTAATGACAAGCGAAAATATTGTTACTGCTTCAGAAGGTACCACACTAATTGATGCTGAACAAACGTTACAATCACACAAAATTGAAAAATTACCTGTGGTTGATAGCAATAACAAACTGATAGGATTGATCACTTTTAGAGATATTATAAAAGTTAAGGAACATCCTCATTCTTGTAAAGATAAATACGGTAGACTAAGGGTAGCTGCTGCTGTAGGAGTTACTCATGACACTTTACAAAGAGTAAATGCTTTGGTAGAAGCCGGAGTTGATGCAGTTGTAATTGATACAGCTCACGGACATACCCAAGGAGTTGTAGATAAGTTAAAAGAGATTAAACAACATCACAAAGGAATTGACGTTATTGTTGGAAACATTGCAACGGCTGAAGCAGCTAAATTCTTAGTAGATGCAGGTGCTGATGCAGTTAAAGTAGGAATTGGTCCTGGATCAATTTGTACAACACGTGTAATAGCAGGTGTTGGAGTTCCGCAGTTATCAGCAGTAAATGATGTTGCCATGGCATTAGCGGGAACAGGAGTTCCAATTATTGCAGATGGAGGGATTAGATATACAGGAGATTTTGTAAAAGCTATTGCAGCAGGAGCTGATTCAGTTATGGTTGGTTCAATGTTTGCAGGAGTGAAAGAAAGTCCGGGAGAAACTATCATTTTCCAGGGAAGAAAATTCAAAACCTACAGAGGAATGGGATCTGTTGAAGCCATGCAAAAAGGATCAAAAGACAGATATTTCCAATCAGGTGAAGATGATGAAAAGAAATTAGTTCCTGAAGGAATTTCAGGAAGAGTACCATACAAAGGAAATTTGGTTGAAGTAATGCACCAAATAATTGGAGGTATCAGAGCAGGAATGGGATATTGTGGGGCAGCTGATATTGCCAACTTAAAAGGAGCGCCAATGGTAAGAATTTCCAATGCAGGTATTTTAGAAAGTCATCCACATGACGTTTCTATCACAAGAGAAGCCCCAAACTATAGTAAAAAGTAA
- a CDS encoding type I restriction enzyme HsdR N-terminal domain-containing protein — translation MYPPLNLPQFDLKLEGDKIWDVLRKKYLLCTPEEWVRQNFIQYLIQHKNYPQGRMVSEYTVDYNGLKKRCDIAIFNEELGVDVIVECKAPNVALTEDTFYQIAKYTSTLRAPILILTNGLEHYCGFVDLNKKELRFLKEIPDVAALKELLNPS, via the coding sequence ATGTATCCGCCATTGAACTTACCGCAGTTTGACTTAAAATTAGAAGGAGATAAAATTTGGGATGTCCTCAGAAAAAAATATCTTCTTTGTACTCCTGAAGAGTGGGTTCGTCAAAACTTTATCCAATACCTCATTCAGCATAAAAACTATCCGCAAGGAAGAATGGTAAGCGAGTATACGGTTGATTACAATGGCTTAAAAAAACGTTGTGATATAGCTATTTTTAATGAAGAATTAGGAGTAGACGTTATCGTTGAATGTAAAGCTCCAAATGTTGCATTGACAGAGGATACTTTTTATCAAATTGCAAAATACACCAGTACATTAAGAGCACCCATTTTGATCTTAACAAATGGCCTTGAGCATTATTGTGGCTTTGTAGACTTAAATAAAAAGGAACTCAGATTCCTGAAAGAAATCCCTGATGTGGCAGCATTAAAAGAATTGTTAAACCCTAGTTAG
- the recF gene encoding DNA replication/repair protein RecF (All proteins in this family for which functions are known are DNA-binding proteins that assist the filamentation of RecA onto DNA for the initiation of recombination or recombinational repair.): protein MHLKKLSAVNFKNHSEVNLEFSPEINVFIGNNGQGKTNLLDAIYFLSFCKSFLNPIDKQSIKIDEKFFLINGSFSKEDKSIDISVSVQQGQKKKVKKNKKEYERLAEHIGQFPTVIISPYDTNLIIEGSDTRRKFIDSIISQYDRMYLDTLIRYNKVLQQRNALLKQFQELRIFENESIEVWNAQLVSLGDVIYQKRNAFLNDFIPVFQKYFNLVADEAEVISISYESHLTEGNFEAQLEEYKRKDTALGYTSRGIHKDDLVFLIHGHPVKKFGSQGQQKSFLIALKLAQFELISELLKMKPILLLDDIFDKLDHNRVERLMTLVSDHAFGQVFVTDTDEDRVEKVFQKIDIERIVFKVGGDQVVKI, encoded by the coding sequence ATGCATCTGAAAAAATTATCTGCGGTAAATTTTAAAAATCACAGTGAAGTGAATCTTGAATTCAGTCCTGAAATCAACGTATTTATTGGTAATAATGGTCAAGGGAAAACAAACCTTTTGGATGCTATTTATTTTTTGTCGTTTTGCAAGTCTTTTCTAAACCCTATTGATAAACAAAGTATAAAGATTGACGAGAAATTCTTTTTAATAAACGGTAGTTTTTCTAAGGAAGATAAATCAATTGATATTAGCGTTTCTGTTCAACAGGGTCAAAAAAAGAAGGTTAAAAAGAACAAAAAGGAATATGAACGTTTAGCTGAACATATTGGTCAGTTTCCAACGGTTATCATTTCTCCTTATGACACTAACCTGATCATTGAAGGAAGTGATACCAGACGTAAATTTATTGACAGTATTATCTCTCAGTATGATCGAATGTATTTGGATACCTTGATCAGATACAACAAGGTGTTACAGCAAAGAAATGCATTGTTAAAGCAGTTTCAAGAGTTGAGAATTTTTGAAAATGAAAGCATTGAAGTTTGGAATGCTCAATTGGTTTCATTGGGAGATGTGATATATCAAAAAAGGAATGCTTTTTTAAATGATTTTATTCCAGTTTTTCAAAAGTATTTCAATCTGGTGGCTGATGAAGCTGAGGTTATTTCTATCAGTTATGAATCTCATTTGACGGAAGGTAATTTTGAAGCGCAATTAGAAGAGTATAAGAGAAAAGATACGGCCTTAGGGTATACCAGTAGGGGAATCCATAAAGATGATTTGGTGTTTTTAATTCATGGACATCCGGTTAAAAAATTTGGATCCCAGGGTCAACAAAAGTCATTTTTAATCGCTCTAAAATTGGCGCAGTTTGAATTGATCTCTGAATTGTTGAAAATGAAACCAATCTTGCTGTTGGATGATATTTTTGATAAATTAGATCACAACCGAGTTGAACGCCTAATGACGTTAGTTTCAGATCATGCTTTTGGGCAGGTTTTTGTCACTGATACGGATGAAGATAGGGTAGAAAAGGTGTTTCAAAAAATTGACATTGAAAGAATTGTTTTTAAAGTAGGAGGAGATCAAGTTGTCAAAATCTGA
- a CDS encoding peptidyl-prolyl cis-trans isomerase, with translation MQKFLFLLGLLTLVSCGSEEDKGRVLAEVYEEQLFEADLKSYLNSIEYEKQDSAVVASAYVNEWVETQILVHHAKANENVDQNHIDQKVREFENDLYIYELEQVLVNEKLDTVVSDEEIKAYYESHQEDFQLNDYLVKVLYIKIPVDAPNIDEVGAKYRLNRPTDIEDIEAFAKIYATNYYYDPDNWIYFDDLLKEIPLQDIKKDQFIMKKSKVRFEENGYHYFLNVIDYKLKNTISPLGFEKKNIKERILNRRIKELRTTIKNDLIKEGYESNSVTIK, from the coding sequence ATGCAAAAGTTTTTGTTTTTATTAGGTCTTTTGACTTTAGTTTCTTGTGGATCTGAAGAAGACAAAGGCCGAGTATTAGCAGAGGTTTATGAAGAACAATTATTTGAAGCTGATCTAAAATCCTACCTTAACAGTATTGAATATGAAAAGCAAGACAGTGCCGTTGTTGCTTCAGCATATGTCAATGAATGGGTAGAAACTCAGATATTAGTTCACCATGCTAAAGCAAACGAAAACGTTGATCAAAACCATATTGATCAAAAGGTGAGGGAGTTTGAAAACGATCTTTACATATATGAACTGGAACAGGTTTTGGTAAATGAAAAACTAGATACTGTTGTTTCGGATGAAGAAATTAAAGCTTACTATGAAAGTCATCAAGAGGATTTTCAATTGAATGACTACTTAGTAAAAGTGCTTTATATCAAGATTCCGGTTGATGCACCAAATATTGATGAAGTGGGTGCAAAATATAGATTAAACAGACCAACAGATATTGAGGACATTGAAGCTTTTGCCAAAATTTATGCGACCAATTATTATTATGATCCTGATAACTGGATTTATTTTGATGATTTATTAAAAGAAATTCCACTACAAGACATTAAAAAGGATCAGTTTATAATGAAAAAGTCAAAAGTGCGTTTTGAAGAAAATGGGTATCATTATTTTTTAAATGTAATTGACTATAAGTTAAAGAACACAATCTCACCATTAGGGTTTGAGAAAAAGAATATTAAAGAGCGAATTTTGAATAGAAGAATAAAGGAGCTTAGAACTACAATAAAGAATGATTTAATTAAAGAAGGGTATGAAAGCAATTCAGTCACTATCAAGTAA
- a CDS encoding peptidylprolyl isomerase, giving the protein MKRLQFLIFALLFSAVSFGHEDENDPVVLTIEGHQIHASEFIYIYEKNNDSLSYKKKALDSYMELFINYKLKVIEAEHLGYDTIPRLQSELAEYRKQLAMPYLIDKKQNEKLVEEAYYRIKNEVHASHILIRVDPAATPEDTARAYDQIMALRDRVMKGEDFGEVAIGRGGSQDPSAAMNKGDLGYFSALQMVYPFEEAAFTTEPGSVSMPVRTRFGYHILKVHEIRPAKGKMTAAHIMVLANDKASEEEIKAAEEKANEIYALLEKGEKFDDLAKKYSDDQSSKGRGGALPEFGAGAKQRMVPEFEEAAFKLQNDGDYSKPIRTAYGFHIIKRVSLTPVPSYEEMYRELKMKVEKDERAQTTRNSFINKLKKDYGFGEADAAKLLPMFFSIGDEYFMGHWKGLTSDAHDDDVLFTFRDQFFTVKDFEQYLMSLQNQKRTKDMQTFVEARFKEYQIEKLLQYEDSQLEQKYPQFKALVQEYRDGILIFEIMQNEIWNKASKDTSGIKSYYESHKSDFTYPKRYQGELYKCIDKATAEKVVELLNTDTLSFGKIQEIVNENSQLNLIVKKHVFSSNSTDAFSYKKGKKTRTFEKGVSEIWEKDGQFYVIKVEEVLEPRPREFSEAKGLVTAAYQNQLEKEWIKSLREKYKYEVDYDALYSLKKIHKDLRLD; this is encoded by the coding sequence ATGAAGAGACTACAATTTTTAATTTTCGCTTTATTATTTAGTGCAGTAAGTTTTGGACATGAAGATGAAAATGATCCGGTTGTTTTAACAATTGAAGGACATCAAATTCACGCTTCAGAGTTCATTTACATCTACGAAAAAAACAATGACAGTTTATCTTACAAAAAGAAAGCGCTAGACAGCTACATGGAATTATTCATCAATTACAAATTAAAAGTAATTGAGGCTGAGCATTTAGGTTATGATACCATTCCTAGATTGCAATCTGAATTAGCAGAGTACAGAAAACAACTGGCTATGCCATATTTGATTGACAAAAAGCAGAATGAAAAATTAGTTGAGGAAGCATATTACAGAATTAAAAATGAAGTTCATGCCAGTCACATATTAATTCGTGTTGATCCGGCAGCTACACCTGAAGATACTGCAAGAGCTTATGACCAAATTATGGCTTTAAGAGATCGCGTTATGAAAGGCGAAGATTTTGGTGAAGTTGCAATAGGAAGAGGAGGATCTCAAGACCCTTCAGCTGCAATGAATAAAGGTGATTTAGGTTATTTCTCTGCTTTACAAATGGTATATCCTTTTGAAGAAGCCGCGTTTACAACTGAACCAGGAAGTGTTTCAATGCCAGTTAGAACGCGTTTTGGTTATCATATTCTAAAAGTACATGAGATAAGACCAGCAAAAGGAAAAATGACCGCAGCTCATATCATGGTATTAGCAAATGATAAAGCTTCAGAAGAAGAAATCAAAGCTGCCGAAGAAAAGGCAAATGAAATTTATGCTTTATTAGAGAAAGGCGAAAAATTTGATGATTTAGCAAAAAAATATTCTGACGATCAATCTTCTAAAGGAAGAGGTGGTGCTTTACCTGAATTTGGTGCAGGAGCAAAACAAAGAATGGTTCCTGAATTTGAAGAAGCTGCATTTAAATTGCAAAATGATGGTGACTACAGTAAACCAATAAGAACTGCCTACGGTTTTCATATCATTAAAAGAGTTAGCCTTACTCCGGTTCCTTCATATGAAGAAATGTATCGTGAATTGAAAATGAAAGTTGAAAAGGACGAAAGAGCTCAAACTACCAGAAATTCTTTCATCAATAAACTTAAAAAAGATTATGGTTTTGGTGAAGCAGATGCTGCCAAGTTGTTACCAATGTTCTTTAGCATAGGTGATGAATACTTTATGGGACACTGGAAAGGATTAACATCTGACGCTCATGATGATGATGTATTATTCACTTTTAGAGATCAATTTTTCACTGTAAAAGATTTTGAACAATACCTGATGTCTTTACAAAATCAAAAGAGAACAAAAGACATGCAAACTTTTGTTGAAGCGAGATTTAAAGAATATCAAATTGAGAAGTTGTTGCAATATGAAGACAGTCAACTAGAACAAAAATATCCTCAATTCAAAGCTTTAGTTCAAGAGTACCGTGATGGAATATTAATTTTTGAAATCATGCAAAATGAGATCTGGAATAAAGCTTCAAAAGACACTAGTGGAATAAAATCTTACTATGAATCTCACAAATCAGATTTCACATATCCTAAAAGATATCAAGGTGAATTATACAAGTGTATAGACAAAGCAACTGCTGAAAAGGTAGTGGAATTGTTGAATACAGACACCTTATCTTTTGGTAAAATTCAAGAAATTGTGAACGAAAATTCTCAACTTAATCTTATTGTAAAGAAGCATGTTTTCAGTTCAAATTCTACTGATGCTTTTTCATATAAAAAAGGTAAAAAGACCCGTACTTTCGAAAAAGGAGTGAGTGAAATCTGGGAAAAAGATGGACAATTCTATGTGATCAAAGTTGAGGAAGTTTTAGAACCAAGACCAAGAGAGTTTAGTGAAGCAAAAGGATTAGTAACTGCAGCTTATCAAAATCAACTTGAAAAAGAGTGGATCAAGTCGTTAAGAGAGAAGTATAAGTATGAAGTTGACTATGATGCGCTTTACTCATTGAAAAAAATCCACAAGGATTTAAGACTCGACTAG
- a CDS encoding peptidylprolyl isomerase: MKATIVTNKGTMTAELYDKETPITVENFTKLAKDGFYDGLTWHRVIPNFVIQGGCPEGTGRGGPGYSIKCEVNAEKQYHDRGVLSMAHAGRDTGGSQFFICHSRDNTAHLDGNHTCFGKVIEGLDVIDAIVEGDTIESITIED, from the coding sequence ATGAAAGCAACGATCGTTACAAACAAAGGTACAATGACAGCAGAGTTGTACGACAAAGAAACGCCGATTACAGTTGAAAACTTCACCAAACTTGCTAAAGACGGATTTTATGACGGGCTTACTTGGCACCGTGTGATTCCTAACTTTGTTATTCAGGGTGGATGTCCTGAAGGTACAGGTAGAGGTGGACCAGGTTACTCAATTAAATGTGAAGTTAATGCTGAAAAGCAATATCACGACAGAGGAGTATTATCAATGGCTCACGCAGGTAGAGATACCGGTGGTTCTCAATTCTTTATTTGCCATAGTAGAGACAATACTGCTCACCTTGACGGTAACCACACTTGCTTCGGTAAAGTAATCGAAGGATTAGATGTAATTGACGCTATAGTAGAAGGTGATACTATAGAGAGCATCACAATAGAAGATTAA
- a CDS encoding DUF721 domain-containing protein gives MKQAMQQYLKAMGVDQKMHEAAVLSQWEEIMGEAVNKRTEKKYIKEGVLYIELNSSVMRDELMHKRSEIIKKINAVSGFDIITDIYLA, from the coding sequence ATGAAGCAAGCCATGCAGCAATACCTCAAGGCTATGGGGGTAGACCAAAAAATGCATGAAGCTGCTGTCTTGTCCCAGTGGGAAGAAATAATGGGGGAGGCTGTAAATAAGCGAACCGAGAAAAAGTATATTAAAGAGGGTGTTTTATACATTGAATTAAATTCATCCGTAATGAGAGATGAGTTGATGCACAAACGTTCAGAAATCATTAAAAAAATAAATGCAGTATCCGGATTTGATATCATTACAGATATCTATTTGGCTTAA
- the bshC gene encoding bacillithiol biosynthesis cysteine-adding enzyme BshC yields the protein MLKDSYSFEELKMSSQLVRDLVAESEKVRPFINRFFDFNAIIDQINEKNFSEEKRKVLYKVLNEQNKDVQLSVQTKCHIESLQSENTFTITTGHQLNLMTGPLYSIYKAVQVIKIANQLKEIHPTYNFVPVFWMATEDHDFEEISKIHLFGKAVQWEKEGQENLVTGRISTAQIEPFLSEIEGFFQDPKAQEVLKNFTDIYRNTSNLTEATRQLMNELLGDYGLVILDGDDPELKSFFAEHMILEVENQIGFETVQKSDEELESKGYHQQVFVRECNLFYIHKDGVRERIALNEDRFEFDGQSYSKDDLVELIRKQPAQFSPNALYRPLYQEVILPNLVYVGGGGEIAYWCQLKAMFEKHNVVFPMLRLRDSAILYNQPQVDLLNELDISLFDLKLGVEHLIKDIAIENADADLQLTEAESLLMKSKSAVLEKVYKVNEGLAQMVEAEFAKMVNSIEKIESKIIKAEKAKHEKVQKQLVRVRDNFYPENSFQERYDNFLPYYLKNDQLIKDIYTNLKVEKTPLIQLINI from the coding sequence ATGCTTAAAGATTCATATTCCTTTGAAGAACTTAAAATGTCTTCACAGCTGGTTAGAGATTTAGTAGCTGAAAGTGAAAAAGTTCGTCCATTCATCAATCGATTTTTTGATTTCAATGCGATAATCGATCAAATCAATGAAAAGAACTTTAGTGAAGAAAAAAGAAAAGTACTTTACAAGGTTTTGAATGAGCAAAACAAGGATGTTCAACTCTCTGTTCAAACAAAATGTCACATTGAGTCACTACAATCTGAGAATACATTTACAATAACAACGGGGCATCAACTTAATTTGATGACTGGTCCATTGTACAGTATTTACAAAGCTGTTCAAGTAATTAAAATTGCGAATCAGCTTAAAGAAATTCATCCAACCTACAACTTTGTTCCGGTTTTTTGGATGGCCACAGAGGATCATGATTTTGAAGAAATTAGTAAGATCCATCTCTTTGGTAAAGCAGTGCAGTGGGAAAAAGAAGGGCAAGAGAATCTTGTGACTGGGAGAATAAGTACTGCGCAAATTGAGCCTTTTCTAAGTGAAATTGAAGGTTTTTTTCAAGATCCAAAAGCACAAGAAGTGCTAAAGAATTTCACGGATATCTACAGAAATACCTCGAATCTTACTGAAGCTACAAGACAATTGATGAATGAATTGTTGGGTGATTATGGTTTGGTGATTTTAGACGGAGATGACCCTGAATTAAAGTCATTTTTTGCTGAACACATGATTCTGGAAGTGGAAAATCAAATTGGATTTGAAACAGTACAGAAATCAGATGAAGAGTTGGAATCAAAAGGTTATCATCAACAGGTTTTTGTAAGAGAATGTAATTTGTTTTACATCCATAAAGATGGAGTTAGAGAACGAATTGCCCTTAATGAAGATAGATTCGAATTTGACGGTCAATCATATTCAAAAGACGATTTAGTTGAATTGATTAGAAAGCAACCGGCACAATTTTCCCCCAATGCATTATATCGTCCATTATACCAAGAAGTGATTTTACCAAACCTTGTTTATGTAGGTGGAGGTGGAGAGATTGCTTATTGGTGTCAATTAAAAGCAATGTTTGAGAAACACAATGTGGTGTTTCCAATGCTGAGGTTAAGAGATTCAGCAATTCTCTACAATCAACCACAAGTAGACTTGTTGAATGAATTAGACATCTCTTTGTTTGATTTGAAGTTAGGAGTAGAGCATTTAATTAAAGATATTGCTATTGAAAATGCTGATGCAGATTTACAATTGACAGAAGCTGAATCATTGTTGATGAAGTCAAAAAGTGCTGTGCTTGAGAAAGTGTACAAAGTCAATGAAGGATTAGCTCAAATGGTTGAGGCAGAATTTGCCAAAATGGTCAATAGCATTGAAAAAATAGAATCAAAAATTATCAAAGCAGAGAAAGCAAAACACGAAAAAGTACAAAAACAATTAGTGCGTGTTAGGGATAATTTTTACCCAGAGAATAGTTTTCAGGAACGCTACGATAATTTTTTACCTTACTACCTTAAAAACGATCAGTTAATTAAGGATATTTATACTAATTTAAAGGTTGAAAAAACTCCTTTGATTCAATTAATCAATATTTAA